One genomic segment of Armatimonadota bacterium includes these proteins:
- a CDS encoding glycerophosphodiester phosphodiesterase, whose protein sequence is MMHGASIWRTIAHRGAPANYPANTISGFRHAVALGCGSVECDVRLSRDGVLVLCHDDEAQDSSGRRWSVADHTASELGALELGAGEGVPTLDELVSEMAGRGGLMADMKVFGHGVEQLTADSLRPLGASHALISGISREVAPAFRAAWPELRLSTTRDAHSELPAGQGPFEAWAQRLNTDGVSWEYPLATAERVATLHEYGVSVYCWTVDNPATIQTLLAIGVDGVISNRPDLLAQVAAEFP, encoded by the coding sequence GTGATGCACGGCGCATCGATATGGCGGACCATCGCACATCGCGGTGCGCCGGCAAACTATCCGGCCAATACGATATCCGGTTTTCGGCACGCCGTCGCGTTGGGTTGCGGCAGCGTTGAGTGCGACGTGCGCCTTTCTCGAGACGGCGTGCTGGTGCTGTGCCACGATGACGAGGCTCAGGATAGTAGCGGCCGTCGCTGGAGTGTGGCCGACCACACCGCCAGCGAACTTGGTGCACTCGAACTGGGTGCCGGCGAGGGCGTACCAACCCTGGACGAGCTGGTTTCCGAGATGGCTGGTCGTGGCGGGCTGATGGCCGATATGAAGGTCTTCGGCCACGGCGTGGAGCAACTCACGGCCGATTCCCTGCGGCCACTTGGCGCATCCCACGCATTGATCTCCGGTATTTCGCGAGAAGTGGCGCCCGCGTTTCGTGCGGCATGGCCGGAACTCCGGCTGTCAACAACCCGTGACGCGCACTCGGAACTACCTGCTGGCCAGGGACCGTTCGAAGCGTGGGCCCAGCGCCTCAATACCGACGGTGTCAGCTGGGAGTACCCACTCGCGACGGCGGAACGGGTTGCCACGCTGCACGAATATGGAGTGAGCGTCTATTGCTGGACGGTGGATAACCCGGCCACGATCCAGACGCTGTTGGCTATTGGAGTCGATGGCGTCATCAGTAACCGTCCCGATTTGCTTGCTCAGGTGGCGGCAGAGTTTCCCTGA